A window of Mercenaria mercenaria strain notata chromosome 16, MADL_Memer_1, whole genome shotgun sequence contains these coding sequences:
- the LOC123539801 gene encoding sushi, von Willebrand factor type A, EGF and pentraxin domain-containing protein 1-like yields the protein MNPKDCRDTDGTTVYIIGSYTLPDSTSCVLRYGEDEWYNVTCRDGMLIISSPEEKSLMRIKRQAATPSAYDIANSQQVSRVGGFTAAGAKVGSAFGPKGTAVGAGIGFIADFICIFVCHHDDPPPPNKPPSISKSAALTTATPIMAGEGNTTAKVTWEPPSMTDPEDGNIKVVTSPSNFKNGGEYSEGTYVVYFVGTDSGGLSATAYLSFQVQAKACAKAPSIPHGEVQCLNNKMVYDNLCEAVCNDGFQVHGMHIMGCDTNGKWGTSPVCKDVLPPRFLSGECPNDMQVYIDSTNNTAKVSWEEPNGEDNSKETVTITEIHGHKPGQRFEAGSHTIKYTIEDKEHNRGDSCVFNVQVLTISCSPPNLHVTGGDHLKYDCQNSYRLGAECSLACKSGYPMGGVDRIQCLSDKTSYPPKLDWNWEVGGLAPFCKETNCSRDALNEPINGALACSQWTHGQMCQMQCNNGYDIPNIGDGLYVCGRSTGKWRPSGKVPDCDTKIDVNNMHLPNEFYYYTGKCNSSTQNMNQIKENFVQALNSSKFPEECVGVPECQAKFVDVTCGPITSRRKRDLNSNVYRRSVSKLAYTLRFEFILPYKSVAGKAPDDIFAENEDRLYKMSDVIQKEVNAGHFDLHVSDLRVESDSYGPGNPSMLCPSGTIPRKESASCVGCPKGSYATKAGRCVECPIGTYQNSTNSLKCEPCPPNTNTTEGGAENITQCLEYCAKGEFSPNMLAPCTKCPSNSYQPSEKSKSCIRCNSNTRSPSDGATSKSQCKEYDVQLNKIKAKMENKVTHDAISLFMWIYISDTKTDAAVEIENSATNSKLSLTFTPTIRIKQSGEDVNTRQKVQSAAWTNIAFSIDKPSNEVILYINGKALFKNASFVVSKSHILEPDDLIGLYGDIKISAFSVLPRKVSPSDVSTWSTTCSPSIAGTIISMDDLAEADSVNIVIPSVCDAVNECTSSPCGTHKCINKLGSYECLCSGGFTGRQCQIPPDYCKNNNCKNGAACANGTGNYTCQCPYGYSGRLCEIKAVDGEWSAWTNGTSCSMSCGGGIAIRTRRCDSPPPDTEGNQCVGNSSETISCKEEKCPECTNLRRTYGLIITCNETSELRHCSITCRTGLYFTHPPLPYYECGVATGYKWNHQNEKNPTGRLPSCSELEPPVEIGVNFEGNYDSIPCTANNKKTIKDSIETKLSALDCSKAGSCETKINEPVCTKSKKKRATGSSMTVTIGLHAPINSKKDTFNVAGLLQNKSAPSKELADFVRKTLELEKSAQTLMNHSVDFFQVTIDGTKHSLASGLPPTYRPDTRCPSGTVRIEVFCAVCPVGSYSDGRTVTMCPRGQYQDAKGQSTCKQCPFGKTTAGIGSIHVSECSVMDKSPAGSSSANKDGVSDALQIGIGVSVSIALLTLATVGVILACKHFNKKKSSVNDSHLDLHTTGYFHMPSKPVFEKQPL from the exons ATGAATCCGAAAGACTGCAGAGATACTGACGGAACAACAGTCTATATAATTGGATCGTATACGTTACCTGATAGTACATCCTGTGTCCTAAGGTATGGAGAGGACGAGTGGTACAATGTGACTTGTCGTGACGGAATGCTTATCATTTCTTCTCCAGAAg AGAAAAGCTTAATGAGAATAAAGCGCCAGGCAGCAACACCTTCAGCCTATGATATTGCAAACTCTCAACAAGTCAGTCGTGTTGGTGGCTTCACAGCAGCTGGTGCCAAGGTCGGATCAGCATTTGGACCTAAAGGCACAGCTGTTGGTGCTGGAATAGGATTTATAGCGGAtttcatttgcatttttgtttGCC ATCATGATGATCCGCCACCTCCAAACAAACCACCGTCAATAAGTAAATCCGCTGCATTGACCACCGCAACACCAATAATGGCAGGGGAAGGAAACACGACGGCAAAAGTTACTTGGGAGCCTCCGAGTATGACGGATCCTGAAGACGGAAACATAAA AGTTGTGACATCaccatcaaattttaaaaatggcggTGAATATTCTGAGGGAACTTACGTGGTTTACTTCGTTGGGACTGACAGTGGCGGTCTATCTGCGACAGCCTATCTGTCGTTTCAAGTCCAAG CAAAGGCCTGTGCCAAAGCACCTTCTATACCACACGGCGAGGTTCAATGTCTCAACAATAAAATGGTGTACGATAATTTGTGTGAGGCAGTGTGTAATGATGGTTTTCAAGTGCATGGTATGCATATAATGGGATGTGATACAAATGGAAAATGGGGTACTTCACCGGTTTGTAAAG ATGTACTTCCACCACGATTTTTGTCGGGAGAATGTCCAAATGACATGCAAGTATATATCGATTCGACAAACAATACGGCCAAAGTGTCCTGGGAAGAACCAAATGGCGAAGATAATTCAAAAGAGACAGTGACGATTACTGAAATACACGGTCATAAACCTGGGCAGAGATTTGAAGCTGGTTCTCATACCATTAAATACACAATTGAAGATAAAGAACACAACAGGGGTGACAGTTGTGTGTTTAACGTTCAGGTTTTAA CAATTAGCTGCTCTCCGCCCAATCTGCATGTGACTGGTGGGGACCATCTGAAATATGATTGTCAAAACTCATATAGACTTGGTGCCGAATGTTCATTGGCATGTAAATCAGGGTATCCAATGGGTGGAGTAGACAGAATACAATGCTTATCTGACAAGACAAGTTATCCACCAAAATTAGATTGGAATTGGGAGGTCGGAGGACTAGCGCCATTTTGTAAAG AAACGAACTGCTCTAGAGATGCGCTGAATGAACCGATTAACGGCGCACTGGCTTGCAGCCAGTGGACACATGGTCAAATGTGCCAGATGCAATGTAACAATGGATATGACATACCCAATATTGGTGATGGCTTGTACGTGTGTGGGCGTTCTACCGGTAAATGGAGGCCGTCTGGTAAAGTTCCAGACTGTGATA cGAAGATAGACGTAAACAACATGCACCTGCCGAATGAATTTTACTACTACACAGGAAAATGTAACAGTTCAACTCAGAATATGaaccaaattaaagaaaattttgttcaAGCTCTAAACAGCTCCAAATTTCCAGAAGAATGTGTCGGAGTGCCAGAGTGCCAAGCTAAATTTGTTGACGTAACTTGCGGACCTATCACGTCTCGCCGCAAACGTGATTTGAATTCCAACGTTTACAGGCGGTCGGTTTCAAAGCTCGCATACACCCTGCGATTTGAATTTATTCTACCATATAAGTCAGTGGCTGGAAAAGCTCCAGACGATATATTTGCGGAAAACGAAGATCGTCTCTATAAAATGTCCGATGTAATACAGAAAGAAGTGAATGCCGGACATTTTGACCTTCACGTTAGTGACTTGCGGGTAGAGAGCGATTCGTACGGACCTGGAAATCCGTCCATGTTATGTCCTTCTGGGACTATTCCGAGAAAAGAATCGGCGTCATGTG TTGGATGTCCAAAAGGCAGTTATGCTACAAAGGCGGGAAGATGTGTAGAATGTCCTATAGGAACATACCAAAACTCTACAAACTCATTAAAATGTGAGCCTTGTCCACCGAATACAAATACAACTGAAGGTGGTGCTGAAAACATAACACAATGTTTAG AGTATTGTGCAAAAGGTGAATTTTCGCCAAATATGCTTGCACCTTGCACAAAATGTCCTAGCAATTCCTACCAACCGAGCGAAAAATCTAAAAGCTGCATCAGATGCAATAGCAATACCAGAAGTCCTAGTGATGGAGCCACGTCAAAATCACAGTGTAAAG AATACGATGTTCAGCTGAATAAAATCAAAGCAAAAATGGAGAACAAGGTGACACATGATGCGATCTCTCTGTTCATGTGGATTTATATCAGCGATACAAAGACAGATGCTGCAGTTGAAATAGAAAATTCTGCGACTAACTCGAAACTTTCGTTAACTTTTACTCCAACGATTAGAATCAAACAATCGGG GGAAGATGTCAACACTAGACAAAAGGTACAGTCAGCCGCTTGGACAAATATTGCTTTTAGCATTGATAAGCCATCAAACGAAGTCATATTGTACATCAACGGGAAAGCCCTTTTTAAGAATGCATCTTTCGTGGTTTCGAAATCTCATATTTTAGAGCCAGACGATTTGATTGGATTATATGGAG ATATAAAGATATCTGCGTTCAGTGTTTTGCCAAGGAAGGTTTCCCCTTCAGACGTTTCCACCTGGTCAACTACTTGTTCGCCTTCTATTGCTGGGACCATAATTTCCATGGATGACCTTGCCGAGGCAGATAGTGTCAACATTGTCATCCCATCAGTCTGCGATG CTGTAAATGAATGCACCAGCTCTCCATGTGGTACTCATAAATGCATCAATAAGCTTGGCAGTTATGAGTGTTTGTGTTCTGGAGGATTTACTGGAAGACAGTGTCAAATCCCACCAGATTATTGTAAGAATAATAACTGTAAGAACGGAGCTGCATGTGCCAATGGAACAGGAAACTACACATGCCAGTGTCCATATGGATATAGTGGCAGATTGTGTGAAATAAAAGCAG TCGATGGTGAATGGTCTGCTTGGACAAACGGGACAAGTTGTTCAATGTCATGTGGTGGTGGAATTGCAATCAGAACAAGAAGATGTGATAGTCCGCCACCAGACACTGAGGGTAATCAGTGTGTGGGAAATAGCAGCGAGACAATCTCTTGTAAAGAAGAAAAGTGTCCCG AGTGCACGAACTTAAGAAGAACCTATGGCTTAATCATCACATGCAATGAAACATCGGAACTGCGGCATTGTTCTATAACCTGCAGAACAGGCCTGTATTTTACACATCCCCCATTGCCATATTATGAATGTGGTGTGGCTACCGGGTATAAATGGAATCATCAGAATGAGAAAAACCCTACTGGAAGACTACCGTCTTGCTCTG AACTCGAGCCACCAGTTGAGATAGGTGTGAACTTTGAAGGCAATTACGATTCTATTCCATGCACGGCCAACAACAAGAAAACGATTAAGGACTCTATAGAAACTAAGTTGTCTGCCCTCGACTGCAGCAAGGCTGGCTCatgtgaaacaaaaataaatgaaccTGTATGTACAAAGTCAAAGAAAAAGAGGGCCACCGGAAGTTCAATGACCGTGACTATTGGACTTCATGCGCCCATAAACAGCAAGAAAGATACTTTCAATGTTGCTGGTTTGCTTCAAAATAAATCAG CGCCGTCAAAAGAGCTTGCTGATTTTGTACGAAAGACTCTTGAACTGGAGAAGTCGGCGCAGACATTAATGAATCATTCAGTTGATTTCTTCCAAGTTACAATAGACGGGACCAAACATTCGCTCGCATCTGGCTTACCGCCAACATATAGGCCAGATACCAGATGCCCTAGCGGCACAGTGCGTATTGAAGTATTTTGTG CTGTATGCCCTGTCGGGTCCTATTCAGACGGACGAACTGTTACCATGTGTCCAAGAGGTCAATATCAAGATGCGAAAGGGCAGTCAACTTGCAAACAATGCCCTTTCGGTAAAACCACAGCAGGAATCGGCTCCATTCATGTTTCAGAATGCTCAG TTATGGACAAGTCTCCTGCTGGTTCGTCGTCGGCAAACAAAG ATGGTGTAAGCGATGCTCTCCAGATAGGAATCGGCGTGTCTGTGTCAATAGCACTCCTCACCTTGGCTACTGTTGGCGTTATACTAGCATGTAAACACTTCAATAAAAA GAAGAGCAGTGTTAATGACAGCCATCTTGATTTACACACTACGGGATACTTTCACATGCCGAGTAAGCCAGTGTTTGAAAAACAACCGCTATAA